One Maribacter sp. HTCC2170 genomic window, GTTAAACTACAATGTTCGGATTGTCATTTTATTAAAGGAAGTCCAGAATCTATTGCTTATGATAAACTTGATAGGGAATCCAAAGTAGTGTTTAGGCATAGAGGTTTTGTTCATAAGGATAAGGAAATATTGGTTACTAAAAAAGACAAGAACCCCTTGGTGAATACCTATGTTGAAGGTGACAAAGCTTTTCTTGTTGGCAAAAAAAATGGTGAACTACATGAAATAAAACCCCAATCAATAGTGTGTTCCAGAGATAATGCACATAAAGACATGAGTTGTTCTAGTTGCCATTCTGCATGGGCTCCACGTTGTATAGGTTGTCATACAAGTTTTGATAAAGATGATATTGAAGGGTTTGACCTATTGGATAAAAAAGAAGTTATAGGACAATGGAACGAATATGTCTCTGATTTTCTGGTTTCTTATCCTACTTTAGGAATCAGAGAAAAAGAATCCGGGAATTCGCGAAAGGTTGAACCTGCCATACCAGGTATGATTATGACATTGGACAATGGTAGCTATGAAAAAGGTGGCGAAAGTGAGGATATCTCTTTTCATAGATTGTATGCCCCTAATGCTCCACATACGACCGCAAGGGAAGTTCGTGACTGCAAATCATGCCATACCAATCCAATTGCATTAGGTTATGGCTCGGGAGAATTAAAGTATTCAATAACAAATGGAATAGGAAATTGGCAGTTTATACCAGATTATGCACAGAATAAACACGATGGACTGCCAGAGGACGCTTGGATTGGATTCATGAATGATAAAAACCAAAGTGGCACCAATTCTACCCGGCATGATTTCAGACCTTTTACTATAAAAGAACAACAAAGAATACTATTGGTGGGCGCTTGTTTACAGTGCCATAATGAGAATTCAGGGGTAATGGTGAAGAGTACAGCTAAGTTTAATTTGCAGCTGAAGAATTTAAGTGAACAATGTATACTTCCAAAATATTAGAAATATTACCATCAATCTTACAGTTTTTTTAATATCAAGATTAAGGACAATTACAAATAGGGTGGCATATTTTAAATGCAATTCTTATATTCGCAACAGTAATAAAGAGTTGGCATAGTATAGAAGTAAGGTTCTAAGACTCAGAACCTAGGTAAATAAAGTACTCCTTTTCAAAGACCACTACATCAAATTAACTTGTAACCATCTCTTTAATAGGTAATTAATTAATATAAAGTACGTTAATGGCAAAGTCTCAACAGACATTTAACAAAAGTGAAAAAGAAAAAAAGCGTTTAAAAAAACGTGAAGAAAAGCAAAAGAAAAAACTAGCGCGCAAGGCTGCGGCCAAAGAAAGCGGAGGAGGTATACCCTTGGCTTATGTTGATTTTAATGGTAATTTAGTGGACACCCCGCCGGATCCATCGCTGAAGGTTGAAATCGAGGCTGAGGATATTGTTTTAGGAATTCCTAAAAAAGAAGAAGGTGATGAAGAAAAATTTGACCCAGTAAGAAATGGTAAGGTTTCCTTTTATGATTCTTCAAAAGGGTTTGGTTTTATCATTGATTCAGTTGATCAACAAAAGTATTTTACGCACGTCAGTGGTTTAATCGATGAGATTGTAGAAAATGATACGGTTTCTTTTGAACTTGAAAAAGGAATGCGTGGAATGAACGCAGTAAGGGTTAAAAAGATTTAACCAGATTTAAAAACATATAAAAAAAGACCGCAATTAGTGCGGTCTTTTTTTGTTTCTTCCCATGTTTAGCAGTAGGTAAATAAACAAGTAGATTCGGACAGTATAAGTGCCTTTTCGTCCTTATTGATCAAAAAATCTTCACTAAAATCATTTCATTAATATAGAAATAGTGATGCAATAGTTGTATTCACTTTAATCAACCTAATACTATATTAAAATGAAAAATGTAATTCTGGTTA contains:
- a CDS encoding cytochrome c family protein, translating into MKKNNADSLKKFLIPILLVLVLGIMVAIKYFDFGSKSYIEPLQYTEIALESKSCLECHKMSKGFSASHSPHLIGCVGCHLGQGLEATKEKAHEGMVLIPGNLSNATETCGKCHSEELKNIEGSLMTTNSGIVAVDKFIFGEADSLDYHYHIKDIGNTASEKHLRDLCANCHLGAEKKEFGEITELSRGGGCIACHLNYSDDANKELNAYISSNKTALPKIHPSTDIFMNDTHCFGCHSRSSRISTNYEGWHETMFDKEEVVGDKDYKVFDDLRVYKRMSEDVHHQKGMLCIDCHTSQEVMGDGQLYAHEEDAVKLQCSDCHFIKGSPESIAYDKLDRESKVVFRHRGFVHKDKEILVTKKDKNPLVNTYVEGDKAFLVGKKNGELHEIKPQSIVCSRDNAHKDMSCSSCHSAWAPRCIGCHTSFDKDDIEGFDLLDKKEVIGQWNEYVSDFLVSYPTLGIREKESGNSRKVEPAIPGMIMTLDNGSYEKGGESEDISFHRLYAPNAPHTTAREVRDCKSCHTNPIALGYGSGELKYSITNGIGNWQFIPDYAQNKHDGLPEDAWIGFMNDKNQSGTNSTRHDFRPFTIKEQQRILLVGACLQCHNENSGVMVKSTAKFNLQLKNLSEQCILPKY
- a CDS encoding cold-shock protein, giving the protein MAKSQQTFNKSEKEKKRLKKREEKQKKKLARKAAAKESGGGIPLAYVDFNGNLVDTPPDPSLKVEIEAEDIVLGIPKKEEGDEEKFDPVRNGKVSFYDSSKGFGFIIDSVDQQKYFTHVSGLIDEIVENDTVSFELEKGMRGMNAVRVKKI